One window from the genome of Mastacembelus armatus chromosome 18, fMasArm1.2, whole genome shotgun sequence encodes:
- the LOC113145796 gene encoding NACHT, LRR and PYD domains-containing protein 3-like isoform X2, producing the protein MVENDSCNSCLKTIRILRVSLVDELEGQINSLLEVLVRQEVFTRDDREEVLCQPGPRARVRKVLDILECKEYDKVKQKHKDVLRRRSESMLFYNTRHGEKILFAEHYVNLLLVDGHQGLEIKRHEVLTFGQKRLSLQQKSAVQRNITPAELFSSTNGNRPVKKVLVTGVAGIGKTILVQKVLFDFGRNKGHLEFDFIIHMTFRDLNLIDRPTNLREMILRKNRHLAKELDNILENESKLLIILDGFDEFKHYRRCDVDVFVTELDEDAEVVEIFGSLMQGELLPNASVLLTSRPAAMTHIPVGCIDRFALIAGFSLAEVEDFFFCYFQDSALAKQKFAVVSANELMLTLCYIPAFCHIVCCILKEGNNLCGESPKTMTDIYVQYLVALLRSHTQARAETFLQDPRTGASQQLSDVVLKLGGLAFQKLMDHQTLFYSSDREVAALEDCSLVSTFLDKTVAQEPGCTEEVYSFVHLTVQEFFAAVYCAMTDHPLPDAPQHTASLTEETRNGHLDLFNRFLSGVLSERNSNLLLRQVGLCCRKEKVLAYRQRIIRELTVLCENGAHVLNHLHCLFEQQDSSLAQGLELKTLRVNVSDEILSQMDYNVIKYFLNLTEGKLSELDLTGTGVSCEVLRDIQPLLLGCESLWLGENNLDMDTVQVIAAVLQESDNIIHLGVGWSNIGDEELLALCSAIRIKKKLQELWMEGNQVSYRGLLSLTDLTPVPLKRVVAIWNDLTDRDPELLSTQQSITVNFTDDEMWEAWGNWVLKRCEVSSNEKLVMVLHKVCNISVGCLEVRWVKTFYEKLSQFIKHRIELCTEDDDVCKKLKMYESILNR; encoded by the exons ATGGTGGAAAACGATAGCTGTAATTCTTGTTTGAAGACAATTAGGATTTTGCGAGTTTCCCTCGTGGATGAACTGGAAGGACAGATTAACTCTCTGCTAGAGGTCTTAGTGCGTCAGGAGGTGTTCACTCGTGATGACCGTGAGGAGGTGTTGTGTCAGCCTGGGCCCCGGGCAAGAGTACGAAAAGTGTTGGATATCCTGGAGTGTAAAG agtaTGACAAGgtcaaacaaaagcataaagATGTCCTCAGGCGTAGGAGTGAGAGCATGCTCTTCTACAACACACGACATGGGGAGAAAATCCTGTTTGCCGAACATTACGTCAACCTCTTGTTAGTTGATGGACACCAGGGCTTGGAGATTAAAAGACATGAGGTGCTAACATTTGGACAGAAGCGACTGTCTTTGCAGCAGAAGTCGGCAGTGCAAAGAAACATCACACCGGCCGAACTCTTTTCAAGCACAAACGGAAACCGTCCAGTCAAGAAGGTTCTGGTGACAGGGGTGGCTGGTATTGGAAAAACCATCCTGGTGCAGAAAGTTCTCTTTGATTTTGGCAGAAACAAGGGCCATCTAGAATTTGACTTCATCATCCACATGACCTTCAGAGACCTGAATCTGATCGACAGACCCACAAACCTGCGGGAGATGATCTTACGAAAGAATAGACACCTTGCTAAAGAGCTGGATAACATTTTGGAGAATGAGAGCAAACTGCTGATTATCTTGGATGGCTTTGACGAGTTCAAACACTACAGGAGATGTGATGTAGATGTATTTGTGACTGAGCTAGATGAAGATGCAGAGGTGGTGGAGATCTTTGGGAGTCTGATGCAGGGTGAACTTCTCCCCAATGCTTCAGTCTTACTCACAAGTCGACCGGCAGCTATGACCCACATCCCTGTGGGCTGCATCGACCGCTTTGCCCTCATCGCTGGCTTCTCCTTGGCTGAAGTTGAagacttcttcttctgttatttCCAAGACAGTGCCCTTGCTAAGCAAAAGTTTGCAGTAGTTTCAGCCAATGAACTGATGCTAACACTCTGCTACATACCTGCATTTTGCCACATTGTATGCTGTATCCTCAAAGAAGGCAACAATCTGTGCGGAGAAAGCCCAAAAACCATGACGGACATATATGTCCAGTATCTAGTGGCTTTGCTTCGCTCTCACACTCAAGCGAGAGCTGAAACATTTCTTCAAGATCCAAGAACAGGGGCTTCACAGCAGCTCTCTGATGTAGTGCTGAAGCTGGGTGGACTCGCCTTCCAAAAACTGATGGATCACCAAACACTTTTCTACAGCAGCGACAGAGAAGTGGCAGCATTAGAGGACTGCAGCCTTGTTAGTACCTTCCTTGACAAGACAGTAGCACAAGAGCCTGGCTGCACTGAAGAGGTTTACTCCTTTGTGCATCTTACTGTTCAAGAGTTCTTTGCTGCAGTTTACTGTGCAATGACTGATCACCCTTTACCTGACGCACCTCAGCACACAGCAAGTCTCACAGAGGAGACGAGAAACGGGCATTTGGACCTTTTCAACCGGTTCCTATCTGGAGTCCTCTCTGAGCGCAACTCTAATCTTCTGTTAAGGCAGGTAGGGCTGTGTTGCCGCAAAGAAAAAGTGCTCGCATATCGCCAGAGAATCATCAGAGAACTTACAGTGCTCTGTGAGAATGGAGCTCATGTCCTAAATCATTTACACTGCCTGTTTGAGCAACAGGATAGCTCTTTAGCTCAGGGCTTGGAACTGAAGACGCTACGAGTTAATGTCAGTGATGAAATATTATCCCAAATGGATTATAATGTCATCAAGTACTTCCTTAACCTGACAGAGGGTAAACTATCAGAGCTGGATCTGACAGGGACTGGCGTGAGCTGTGAGGTCCTTAGAGATATTCAACCCCTGCTCCTTGGGTGTGAGAGTCTTTG GCTTGGGGAAAACAACCTAGATATGGATACAGTTCAGgttattgctgctgttctgcaaGAGTCAGACAATATAATCCACCTAGG AGTTGGATGGTCAAACATTGGTGATGAAGAACTACTAGCTCTTTGCAGTGCCATAcggattaaaaaaaagcttcaggAACTGTG GATGGAGGGAAACCAAGTGAGCTACAGGGGTCTGCTGTCACTCACTGATTTGACCCCAGTTCCTCTGAAAAGAGTTGT CGCCATATGGAATGACCTGACCGACAGGGACCCAGAGTTGCTGAGCACCCAACAAAGCATCACTGTGAACTTCACAGATGATGAAATGTGGGAGGCGTGGGGGAACTGGGTCCTCAAAAGGTGTGAGGTCAGCAGCAATGAGAAGCTAGTGATGGTGCTCCATAAAGTGTGCAACATATCGGTTGGCTGCTTAGAAGTGCGGTGGGTGAAGACCTTCTATGAGAAATTGTCACAGTTCATCAAGCACAGGATTGAGCTCTGCACAGAGGATGATGATGTATGCAAGAAGCTTAAAATGTATGAGAGCATTTTAAACCGCTGA
- the LOC113145796 gene encoding NACHT, LRR and PYD domains-containing protein 3-like isoform X1 yields MVENDSCNSCLKTIRILRVSLVDELEGQINSLLEVLVRQEVFTRDDREEVLCQPGPRARVRKVLDILECKGEEAAKTFLSIRSNYQQEAETHSKEDNPGQPQSAEYDKVKQKHKDVLRRRSESMLFYNTRHGEKILFAEHYVNLLLVDGHQGLEIKRHEVLTFGQKRLSLQQKSAVQRNITPAELFSSTNGNRPVKKVLVTGVAGIGKTILVQKVLFDFGRNKGHLEFDFIIHMTFRDLNLIDRPTNLREMILRKNRHLAKELDNILENESKLLIILDGFDEFKHYRRCDVDVFVTELDEDAEVVEIFGSLMQGELLPNASVLLTSRPAAMTHIPVGCIDRFALIAGFSLAEVEDFFFCYFQDSALAKQKFAVVSANELMLTLCYIPAFCHIVCCILKEGNNLCGESPKTMTDIYVQYLVALLRSHTQARAETFLQDPRTGASQQLSDVVLKLGGLAFQKLMDHQTLFYSSDREVAALEDCSLVSTFLDKTVAQEPGCTEEVYSFVHLTVQEFFAAVYCAMTDHPLPDAPQHTASLTEETRNGHLDLFNRFLSGVLSERNSNLLLRQVGLCCRKEKVLAYRQRIIRELTVLCENGAHVLNHLHCLFEQQDSSLAQGLELKTLRVNVSDEILSQMDYNVIKYFLNLTEGKLSELDLTGTGVSCEVLRDIQPLLLGCESLWLGENNLDMDTVQVIAAVLQESDNIIHLGVGWSNIGDEELLALCSAIRIKKKLQELWMEGNQVSYRGLLSLTDLTPVPLKRVVAIWNDLTDRDPELLSTQQSITVNFTDDEMWEAWGNWVLKRCEVSSNEKLVMVLHKVCNISVGCLEVRWVKTFYEKLSQFIKHRIELCTEDDDVCKKLKMYESILNR; encoded by the exons ATGGTGGAAAACGATAGCTGTAATTCTTGTTTGAAGACAATTAGGATTTTGCGAGTTTCCCTCGTGGATGAACTGGAAGGACAGATTAACTCTCTGCTAGAGGTCTTAGTGCGTCAGGAGGTGTTCACTCGTGATGACCGTGAGGAGGTGTTGTGTCAGCCTGGGCCCCGGGCAAGAGTACGAAAAGTGTTGGATATCCTGGAGTGTAAAGGTGAGGAAGCAGCCAAGACTTTTCTCTCCATCAGGAGTAATTACCAGCAAGAGGCAGAGACTCACTCCAAAGAAGACAACCCAGGCCAGCCTCAGTCTGCAG agtaTGACAAGgtcaaacaaaagcataaagATGTCCTCAGGCGTAGGAGTGAGAGCATGCTCTTCTACAACACACGACATGGGGAGAAAATCCTGTTTGCCGAACATTACGTCAACCTCTTGTTAGTTGATGGACACCAGGGCTTGGAGATTAAAAGACATGAGGTGCTAACATTTGGACAGAAGCGACTGTCTTTGCAGCAGAAGTCGGCAGTGCAAAGAAACATCACACCGGCCGAACTCTTTTCAAGCACAAACGGAAACCGTCCAGTCAAGAAGGTTCTGGTGACAGGGGTGGCTGGTATTGGAAAAACCATCCTGGTGCAGAAAGTTCTCTTTGATTTTGGCAGAAACAAGGGCCATCTAGAATTTGACTTCATCATCCACATGACCTTCAGAGACCTGAATCTGATCGACAGACCCACAAACCTGCGGGAGATGATCTTACGAAAGAATAGACACCTTGCTAAAGAGCTGGATAACATTTTGGAGAATGAGAGCAAACTGCTGATTATCTTGGATGGCTTTGACGAGTTCAAACACTACAGGAGATGTGATGTAGATGTATTTGTGACTGAGCTAGATGAAGATGCAGAGGTGGTGGAGATCTTTGGGAGTCTGATGCAGGGTGAACTTCTCCCCAATGCTTCAGTCTTACTCACAAGTCGACCGGCAGCTATGACCCACATCCCTGTGGGCTGCATCGACCGCTTTGCCCTCATCGCTGGCTTCTCCTTGGCTGAAGTTGAagacttcttcttctgttatttCCAAGACAGTGCCCTTGCTAAGCAAAAGTTTGCAGTAGTTTCAGCCAATGAACTGATGCTAACACTCTGCTACATACCTGCATTTTGCCACATTGTATGCTGTATCCTCAAAGAAGGCAACAATCTGTGCGGAGAAAGCCCAAAAACCATGACGGACATATATGTCCAGTATCTAGTGGCTTTGCTTCGCTCTCACACTCAAGCGAGAGCTGAAACATTTCTTCAAGATCCAAGAACAGGGGCTTCACAGCAGCTCTCTGATGTAGTGCTGAAGCTGGGTGGACTCGCCTTCCAAAAACTGATGGATCACCAAACACTTTTCTACAGCAGCGACAGAGAAGTGGCAGCATTAGAGGACTGCAGCCTTGTTAGTACCTTCCTTGACAAGACAGTAGCACAAGAGCCTGGCTGCACTGAAGAGGTTTACTCCTTTGTGCATCTTACTGTTCAAGAGTTCTTTGCTGCAGTTTACTGTGCAATGACTGATCACCCTTTACCTGACGCACCTCAGCACACAGCAAGTCTCACAGAGGAGACGAGAAACGGGCATTTGGACCTTTTCAACCGGTTCCTATCTGGAGTCCTCTCTGAGCGCAACTCTAATCTTCTGTTAAGGCAGGTAGGGCTGTGTTGCCGCAAAGAAAAAGTGCTCGCATATCGCCAGAGAATCATCAGAGAACTTACAGTGCTCTGTGAGAATGGAGCTCATGTCCTAAATCATTTACACTGCCTGTTTGAGCAACAGGATAGCTCTTTAGCTCAGGGCTTGGAACTGAAGACGCTACGAGTTAATGTCAGTGATGAAATATTATCCCAAATGGATTATAATGTCATCAAGTACTTCCTTAACCTGACAGAGGGTAAACTATCAGAGCTGGATCTGACAGGGACTGGCGTGAGCTGTGAGGTCCTTAGAGATATTCAACCCCTGCTCCTTGGGTGTGAGAGTCTTTG GCTTGGGGAAAACAACCTAGATATGGATACAGTTCAGgttattgctgctgttctgcaaGAGTCAGACAATATAATCCACCTAGG AGTTGGATGGTCAAACATTGGTGATGAAGAACTACTAGCTCTTTGCAGTGCCATAcggattaaaaaaaagcttcaggAACTGTG GATGGAGGGAAACCAAGTGAGCTACAGGGGTCTGCTGTCACTCACTGATTTGACCCCAGTTCCTCTGAAAAGAGTTGT CGCCATATGGAATGACCTGACCGACAGGGACCCAGAGTTGCTGAGCACCCAACAAAGCATCACTGTGAACTTCACAGATGATGAAATGTGGGAGGCGTGGGGGAACTGGGTCCTCAAAAGGTGTGAGGTCAGCAGCAATGAGAAGCTAGTGATGGTGCTCCATAAAGTGTGCAACATATCGGTTGGCTGCTTAGAAGTGCGGTGGGTGAAGACCTTCTATGAGAAATTGTCACAGTTCATCAAGCACAGGATTGAGCTCTGCACAGAGGATGATGATGTATGCAAGAAGCTTAAAATGTATGAGAGCATTTTAAACCGCTGA
- the larp7 gene encoding la-related protein 7 yields MIDTEKVAGDVGAADPSSKNRDPEKKKRSRVKQLLSDVKKQVEFWFGDVNLHKDRFLRKLIEESDDRYIDVSVLASFNRMKKLTTDTKLIVRALKNSTVVEVNLEGNKVRRQLPLGDIPNDVDSRTVYVELLPKDVTHSWIERVFTKCGNVVYVSIPRYKTSGDSKGFAFVEFEKEEQAQKAIEMLNNPPEDAPRKPGIFPKTKSGKPLPVAAGNPAPGEEEEKKKKKKKKKKEVATVPTPAEEAKEPMMEAEPSEQKRKCSEEGTLEPQAVSIQKTPGKLSEKKRRRSQTVDGSDNELPSKIRKTSENASEEKEEDLEKPDALSQSDTKQGVEEGKENRDDSAVKAKRKRKKKHKEKLKIGEEVIPLRVLSKKEWLELKEEYLTLQKRSMASLKKCISKISHKESKSLMETDRCAEDGNNDNSMKSEKASNQGPQFTSGVIMKITDNKPLPGRKFIKDMLCKISPVAYVDILEGDAEGHIRFHSPEEAKAIGDARAELQKEHSWKLEILSGDHEQRYWQKILVDRQVKLNRPREKKRGTEKLISKAEKIIIARSKEANKHIRFHDD; encoded by the exons ATGATCGACACAGAGAAGGTAGCTGGAGATGTCGGGGCTGCAGATCCCAGCAGCAAGAACAGGGacccagagaagaagaagaggtcCCGGGTCAAACAGCTGCTCAGTGATGTTAAGAAACAGGTGGAGTTCTGGTTTGGAGACGTGAACCTGCACAAAGACCGCTTCCTGAGAAAACTCATCGAAGAGTCAGACGACAGAT ACATTGATGTATCTGTGTTGGCGAGCTTCAACCGAATGAAAAAGCTGACAACTGACACCAAGCTGATTGTGAGGGCGCTGAAAAATTCCACTGTAGTTGAG gtTAACCTAGAGGGAAATAAAGTACGGCGTCAGCTTCCACTTGGAGATATACCAAATGATGTAGACAGCCGCACAGTCTACGTG GAACTTTTACCTAAAGACGTGACCCACAGCTGGATAGAGAGAGTGTTCACAAAATGCGGGAATGTGGTTTATGTTAGTATCCCCAGATACAAGACGTCTGGGGACTCCAAAGGTTTTGCGTTTGTTGAGTTTGAGAAAGAGGAACAAGCACAGAAAGCCATTGAG ATGCTGAACAATCCTCCGGAAGATGCTCCCAGAAAACCAGGGATTTTCCCCAAGACAAAAAGTGGGAAGCCTCTTCCAGTGGCAGCTGGTAATCCAGCACCAG gtgaagaagaggagaaaaaaaagaaaaagaagaagaaaaagaaggaggtTGCCACAGTACcgacacctgcagaagaagcTAAAGAGCCAATGATGGAAGCAGAACCCTCAGAGCAAAAAAGAAAGTGCTCAGAAGAGGGGACATTGGAACCACAGGCTGTCAGCATTCAGAAAACCCCAGGCAAACTGTCCGAGAAGAAAAGACGAAGGTCGCAGACAGTAGACGGATCAGATAATGAATTACCATCTAAGATTAGAAAAACCAGTGAAAATGCCtctgaagaaaaagaggaagatttGGAAAAGCCTG ATGCGCTGAGTCAGAGTGACACGAAGCAAGGTGTTGaggaagggaaagaaaacagagatgaTTCAGCTGTTAaagcaaagaggaagagaaaaaagaaacacaaggagAAACTAAAGATTGGGGAGGAGGTCATCCCACTGCGTGTCCTGTCAAA GAAAGAGTGGCTTGAACTGAAGGAGGAGTATTTGACCTTACAGAAGCGCAGCATGGCATCCTTGAAGAAGTGCATTAGTAAGATTTCTCACAAAGAGTCAAAGAGCCTAATGGAGACGGACAGATGTGCTGAAGATGGAAACA ATGACAATAGTATGAAAAGTGAGAAAGCGAGTAACCAGGGCCCCCAGTTTACCAGTGGTGTCATCATGAAGATCACAGACAACAAGCCTCTACCAGGGAGGAAGTTCATCAAA GACATGCTGTGTAAAATATCCCCTGTGGCGTACGTTGACATCTTGGAAGGAGATGCTGAGGGTCACATCCGCTTTCACAGCCCAGAGGAAGCTAAAGCCATCGGTGACGCTAGAGCTGAGCTGCAGAAAGAGCACAGCTGGAAGCTGGAGATACTCTCAG gTGACCATGAACAAAGGTACTGGCAGAAAATCCTGGTGGACCGGCAAGTCAAGCTGAACCGTCCGAGGGAGAAGAAGCGCGGGACAGAGAAG CTCATTTCCAAAGCGGAAAAAATCATCATTGCTCGGTCCAAGGAGGCTAATAAGCACATCCGTTTCCACGACGACTAA